The genome window CTTTTGCCGATAGAGCATTCATTTGAGCCTCTGGAGACATCTTTGTTAAGGGCAGAATCCATTCGTGATTCCCGTAAAACCATGAGGTTACGGGACGATTTTCAAGTCTAAGGCATTCGCAGTGCGGCAGGTGCCGATGCTGCTGTGTTGGTATCCGGCCGGAAGGATGCACTCCTGCGCCTCAGAGCGGCGGCGGCCTATGGAACCTTTGTTAGACTGCCTCCCTAAGGAGACAAGATGAAAACGGTATCCCTGGGCATTGAGGATTTTGGCCGGATGCGCGCGTCGAACTATTTTTATATCGACAAGACGGCCTTCATCCGCGAATGGTGGGAGAAAGCTGCGCTCGTAACCGTGCTCACGCGTCCGCGCCGTTTCGGCAAATCGCTCATGATCGATACGGTGGAGCGCTTCTTCACGGTAGCAGAAAGCAATCAGGAAGCGCTTTTCGGGGATATTGAGGTCTGGTCGAGCGAGAAGATGCGCAGAGTCGCCGGAAAGATTCCGGTCATCCGTCTCTCTTTTTCCGGCGTCAAGGCGCCTACCTTTGAGGAAGCGCGCGATCTGATCGTGCTGGCGCTTAGGGAACTTTTTGGAAAATTTCCCTTTCTGACTACGGCTCCGGAGCTTGATGACGAGGAGCGCGCATACTTTGCGGCATTCGGACTCTCTTCAAATCCTGCGCTCATTAAATAAAAGAACCTCAATTCTTCCCACTATAGTGAGCCGGAAGAGCGTTCCTTTCGAGGGCGACCTCTTGGGCGAGGAGGCCCATAGATGATCGGCCGAACTCTGGGGCGCCCCGGCTTGCGCTTCGGCTGGGGGTTTACTTCCTGTGCCTCCGTCTGTTCCGGTTTTTTGCGCGGCCGGCCGCGTTTTTTCGGATCCGGCGCTTTGTCTTTGCCGGGCAAGGCGAGCTCCAAAGCCGCCAGCAGCTCTCCATCGCACTTCAGCAGACGATTCCAGTATTCGTCATCAACCTGCGGCAGGCTCTCCCGCGGCGCCTTGCGATTGCGCCAGCACGTTCTGAGCGAGTCCATGACATCCCCGAATGTTGCATTGTCGAGTACTCCTGCCTTCGACATGCGCTTCACAATGCGGGATGTCAGGATGGAGGCAATGAGGTCTACGAATTCGGATCCGCGGACGGAGTAGTCGGACTGGACCCGGGTTACGCCGAAATCAAGGCTGTTCTTGTAAACATCGAAGAACATCTCAAGCTGCCAGCGCTGTTCGTAGCATGCGTAGACCTCAGCGCACGTCATGTCGAGATCCGACTCAAAGACGATTGTTCCATACGAGCCGCAATGCTCATCGTAGTTCTTCTTGTCGTATGAATCGCTCCTGCGCTGGCGGTCCATGAAGGAGTTGTCTTCCGCCTGAGCCTTCCACGAATCCCTGAAGGAGTAGAGGAAGCGCCCGTTTCCCATCTTTACCTTTTTGCAGCGGATGCGCTTATCAATGCCGCGCAGACAATCCTCGAAATCGAGCATGGCGTTCTCTGCAATCTTCTTGTCCGAGCGCTTCAGCGGCGTGAGGAAATGAAGCCCTTCATGCTTTCGGAGCAGGCCTTCAATTGCCTTGGGAGGGAATCCCTTGTCCGTGATCA of Sutterella faecalis contains these proteins:
- a CDS encoding AAA family ATPase; translated protein: MKTVSLGIEDFGRMRASNYFYIDKTAFIREWWEKAALVTVLTRPRRFGKSLMIDTVERFFTVAESNQEALFGDIEVWSSEKMRRVAGKIPVIRLSFSGVKAPTFEEARDLIVLALRELFGKFPFLTTAPELDDEERAYFAAFGLSSNPALIK
- a CDS encoding transposase, producing MAVPEHIRKVPRPRNTVVIDSGSNGAKRYAVHSRRASICKPGCNPRPVNGPVIGHIIDGKFVPRQSAASLAEDGPDYLSYGAAALLHDELRGLDDELFKVYDVKDACMILALALLRIEHKGIKISRCRQHYEKSFISVFYPGLPLSENTISKFLNLLGQDAGKMNAFITARLAAVCRDHHIIIDGTLKQNTSIVNDLSAFSRKARVKGCKEISVLYAYDLEAQEPLCAQVYPGNMIDARAYSSFVSENKIERGVLITDKGFPPKAIEGLLRKHEGLHFLTPLKRSDKKIAENAMLDFEDCLRGIDKRIRCKKVKMGNGRFLYSFRDSWKAQAEDNSFMDRQRRSDSYDKKNYDEHCGSYGTIVFESDLDMTCAEVYACYEQRWQLEMFFDVYKNSLDFGVTRVQSDYSVRGSEFVDLIASILTSRIVKRMSKAGVLDNATFGDVMDSLRTCWRNRKAPRESLPQVDDEYWNRLLKCDGELLAALELALPGKDKAPDPKKRGRPRKKPEQTEAQEVNPQPKRKPGRPRVRPIIYGPPRPRGRPRKERSSGSL